A genomic window from Desulfovibrio legallii includes:
- a CDS encoding AMP-binding protein encodes MKIGDFTLAAPARQPQGPTSGPLYTHDDAAALPEPPSGPWTSLPEQAGLEELFCAVAARDPQAEALVGGGTSLTFAELDALSARVALFIQGRNYGPEAVVGVLCARGALYLAAALGVLRAGAVYAPVEPEQPLPRKEIMLRPARLLIADAAHLREAEYLRYRNPAVRHVLCLDAPDSAQALEPPSVLSSTEYWESLAAPGSDQGWLTDRDARPYAPAVLDRMADAVVRLCGLAGRRSPRVLDLGSGSGRVARALAAAADEYAAIDLARNELDRAARFNVRARIKAHRMEAVDCGFLEGRRFDAIVLNGVVENFPGYNYLRRVLDQAVALLNEEGAVLVGAVRDLDRKDALEAALKEYAAATGSTAGLLRFVASEELFVPRRFFAQWAAQCPVPVSVTFASCAQDWGAQDVADSAAGAEDAAFRYNVLLRRTRARAEGGAPELFGADALPQQGAALPAARPEQAAYLVYTSGSTGAPKGVVAERRNLLHIFRALRPLAAGCRRVGLVAPLSFDASIQQLAVGPFCGNSLYTLSDEERKNPAAFCRCVRLRGLELCDMTPAFFSVLVDYLAQEGLALPLKTLLLAGEVLRPDLVRKFYALPGHEGVVLYNVYGPTECTVDSTALRITYKNHKDFAMFPVGRPLDGVKVAVRDAGGAPLPEGTTGELWIGGAGVARGYAGGSGPGGYVVAAGRPWYRTGDQGVVREGLVYYRGRLDQQVKIRGNRVETGEVEAALADFPGVRQAAVTADVFRSGAEVGLAAYVVGAADPEALRAYLRQRLPAHCVPEYIVPMTELPLSLNRKVDKKALPSPLGRAAASEGRPPRGPVEKRLAALWRRLLGVEVTDAEAGFFSLGGHSILSVRLIALMEKELGVHVAVSELVSHSSIAELAALVEGKAEKRRSPVLRLCSRPGGKNLFLFHPVGGSVFCYSDLARHLSGHFSVYAVEAAGFSPERVPLNTELQRVESLAAYYLDEILNVTDENIVFGGWSFGGLLAYEAACRYAALGGRPEPVVILDSVADNSRARQMAAQDDVELLQTLLKDSFSFDPQKLRALPRAEQLAYLVACGETSGLLPTGFSAVQMDNLLQTYRGNAIAAARYARPTPSDSKILFLRARDFAANPQIVLNDVYQGWGRFLKEENIALRWTDGTHETMLSAGLSAGVAEQILEYFQARAHPAQGAAPAP; translated from the coding sequence ATGAAGATCGGGGATTTTACCCTTGCCGCGCCCGCGCGGCAGCCGCAAGGCCCAACGTCCGGCCCGCTCTACACCCACGATGACGCTGCCGCGTTGCCGGAGCCGCCTTCCGGGCCGTGGACGAGCCTGCCGGAGCAGGCCGGGCTAGAGGAGCTTTTTTGCGCTGTGGCGGCGCGCGATCCGCAGGCAGAAGCCCTGGTCGGCGGCGGCACAAGCCTGACCTTTGCGGAGCTGGACGCCCTTTCCGCGCGGGTGGCTCTTTTTATTCAGGGGCGCAACTACGGCCCGGAAGCCGTGGTGGGCGTGCTTTGCGCACGGGGGGCGCTCTATCTGGCCGCCGCCCTGGGCGTGTTGCGCGCGGGCGCGGTTTATGCGCCCGTGGAGCCGGAACAGCCCCTGCCGCGCAAGGAAATTATGCTCCGGCCCGCCCGTCTGCTTATTGCCGACGCCGCCCATCTGCGTGAGGCGGAATACCTGCGTTACAGAAATCCCGCCGTGCGTCATGTGCTGTGCCTGGACGCGCCGGACAGCGCCCAGGCGCTGGAACCGCCCTCGGTTCTGAGCAGCACGGAATACTGGGAAAGCCTGGCCGCGCCCGGCAGCGACCAGGGCTGGCTTACGGACAGAGACGCCCGGCCCTATGCCCCTGCCGTGCTGGATCGCATGGCCGACGCCGTGGTGCGCTTGTGCGGGCTTGCGGGCCGCCGAAGCCCCAGGGTGCTGGACCTGGGCAGCGGCTCCGGCCGTGTGGCGCGGGCCCTGGCGGCAGCCGCCGACGAGTATGCGGCCATAGACCTGGCCCGCAACGAGCTGGACCGGGCGGCGCGTTTCAACGTGCGCGCGCGGATCAAAGCCCATCGCATGGAGGCTGTGGACTGCGGCTTTCTGGAAGGGCGGCGGTTTGACGCCATTGTGCTCAACGGCGTGGTGGAAAATTTCCCCGGCTACAACTATCTGCGCCGCGTGCTGGACCAGGCCGTGGCCCTGCTGAACGAGGAAGGCGCGGTGCTGGTGGGCGCGGTGCGCGACCTGGACCGGAAGGACGCCCTGGAGGCCGCGCTGAAAGAATACGCCGCTGCCACGGGGAGCACGGCCGGGCTGTTGCGCTTTGTCGCCTCGGAGGAGCTTTTTGTGCCCCGCCGTTTTTTTGCCCAGTGGGCGGCGCAGTGCCCCGTGCCCGTAAGCGTGACCTTTGCGTCCTGCGCTCAGGACTGGGGCGCGCAGGACGTTGCGGACTCGGCGGCGGGCGCAGAAGACGCGGCCTTTCGCTACAACGTGCTGCTCCGCAGAACCAGGGCGCGCGCCGAGGGGGGCGCGCCGGAGCTCTTCGGTGCAGACGCCTTGCCGCAGCAAGGGGCGGCGCTGCCCGCCGCACGGCCGGAACAGGCGGCCTATCTGGTCTATACCAGCGGCTCCACAGGCGCGCCCAAGGGGGTGGTGGCGGAGCGCCGCAACCTGCTGCACATTTTTCGGGCCCTGCGGCCGCTGGCGGCGGGCTGCCGCCGGGTGGGGCTGGTGGCCCCCCTTTCCTTCGACGCCTCCATCCAGCAACTGGCTGTGGGACCGTTTTGCGGCAACAGTTTGTACACGCTCTCTGACGAGGAGCGCAAAAATCCCGCCGCCTTTTGCCGCTGCGTGCGTCTGCGGGGCCTGGAACTCTGCGACATGACCCCGGCCTTTTTCAGCGTGCTGGTGGACTATCTGGCGCAGGAAGGGCTGGCGCTGCCCCTCAAGACCCTCTTGCTGGCGGGAGAGGTGCTGCGGCCCGATCTGGTTCGTAAATTTTACGCCCTGCCCGGGCACGAAGGCGTAGTGCTCTACAATGTGTACGGCCCCACGGAGTGCACGGTAGACAGCACGGCCCTGCGCATTACCTATAAAAATCATAAAGATTTTGCCATGTTTCCCGTGGGCCGCCCCCTGGATGGGGTGAAGGTTGCCGTGCGCGATGCCGGGGGCGCGCCCCTGCCGGAAGGGACCACGGGCGAATTGTGGATCGGCGGCGCGGGCGTGGCGCGGGGGTACGCCGGGGGAAGCGGCCCTGGGGGCTACGTCGTCGCGGCGGGCCGCCCCTGGTATCGGACCGGCGATCAGGGCGTTGTGCGGGAGGGGCTGGTTTATTACCGGGGACGCCTGGACCAGCAGGTCAAAATCCGGGGCAACCGGGTGGAAACAGGGGAGGTGGAGGCGGCCCTGGCGGACTTTCCCGGCGTGCGCCAGGCGGCCGTGACGGCGGACGTTTTTCGCAGCGGCGCGGAAGTGGGGCTGGCCGCCTATGTGGTGGGCGCGGCGGACCCGGAGGCGCTGCGCGCCTACCTGCGGCAACGTCTGCCCGCCCACTGCGTGCCGGAATATATTGTGCCCATGACGGAGCTGCCCCTTTCCCTTAACCGCAAGGTGGACAAAAAAGCCCTGCCGTCGCCCTTGGGGCGTGCAGCCGCCTCTGAGGGCCGCCCACCGCGCGGCCCTGTGGAAAAACGCCTGGCCGCCCTGTGGCGGCGTCTGCTGGGCGTGGAAGTAACGGATGCGGAAGCCGGCTTCTTCAGCCTGGGCGGGCACAGCATCCTTTCTGTCCGGCTCATTGCCCTGATGGAAAAAGAACTGGGCGTGCACGTTGCCGTATCTGAATTGGTCAGTCATTCCAGCATCGCGGAGCTGGCGGCGCTGGTGGAAGGCAAGGCGGAAAAACGCCGCAGCCCGGTGCTGCGGCTCTGCAGCCGCCCCGGCGGCAAAAATCTGTTTCTGTTCCATCCTGTGGGCGGCAGCGTCTTTTGTTACAGCGACCTGGCTCGGCACCTGAGCGGCCATTTTTCGGTTTATGCCGTGGAGGCCGCCGGCTTCAGCCCGGAGCGCGTGCCCCTCAATACCGAATTGCAGCGGGTGGAAAGCCTTGCGGCCTATTATCTGGACGAAATTCTTAACGTGACGGATGAAAATATCGTCTTTGGCGGCTGGAGTTTCGGCGGGCTGCTGGCCTATGAAGCGGCCTGCCGCTATGCGGCCCTGGGTGGCCGGCCGGAACCCGTCGTTATTCTGGATTCCGTGGCCGACAACAGCCGCGCCCGGCAAATGGCCGCCCAGGACGATGTGGAGCTGCTGCAGACCTTGCTCAAAGACAGTTTCAGCTTTGATCCGCAAAAGCTGCGCGCCCTTCCCAGGGCGGAGCAGCTGGCCTATCTGGTGGCCTGCGGCGAAACTTCAGGCCTTTTGCCCACGGGCTTCAGCGCCGTGCAGATGGACAACCTGCTCCAGACCTATCGCGGCAACGCCATTGCCGCCGCCCGTTACGCGCGCCCCACGCCTTCGGACAGCAAAATCCTTTTTCTGCGCGCCAGGGATTTTGCCGCTAATCCGCAGATTGTTCTGAACGACGTCTACCAGGGCTGGGGCCGTTTTCTCAAAGAGGAGAACATTGCCTTGCGCTGGACGGACGGCACGCACGAGACCATGCTCTCCGCCGGGCTGTCCGCCGGAGTAGCCGAACAAATTCTGGAATATTTTCAAGCCCGCGCTCACCCTGCGCAAGGGGCCGCCCCCGCGCCGTAA